From Parafrankia discariae:
CATGGAGAAGATCCGGGTGTTCGTTCTCGATGACCACGAGATCGTGCGTAATGGTCTGCGTCAGACGCTCGCCCGGCATGACGATATCGAGGTCGTCGGTGAGGCCGGGCTGGCCGCGGAGGCGTTGCGGCGGATTCCCGCGTTGCATCCGCATGTGGCGGTGCTGGACGGGCGGCTGCCTGATGGCAGCGGCATCGACGTGTGTCGGGAGGTGCGTTCGGCGTTGCCGGACGTGGCGTGCCTGATTCTGACGTCCTATGACGATGACGAGGCGTTGTTCTCGGCGATCATGGCGGGGGCGGCGGGGTACGTGTTGAAGGAGATCCGGGGCAACGATCTGGTGGGGGCGATCCGGACGGTGGCGTCGGGGCAGTCGTTGCTGGCGCCGT
This genomic window contains:
- a CDS encoding response regulator, which encodes MEKIRVFVLDDHEIVRNGLRQTLARHDDIEVVGEAGLAAEALRRIPALHPHVAVLDGRLPDGSGIDVCREVRSALPDVACLILTSYDDDEALFSAIMAGAAGYVLKEIRGNDLVGAIRTVASGQSLLAPSVTRRVLERLRDGPNEDPAMATLNQREREILQLIADGLTNRQIGTRLGLSEKTVKNYVSSILEKLGLASRTQAAVYLMKQSGE